A portion of the Homo sapiens chromosome 16, GRCh38.p14 Primary Assembly genome contains these proteins:
- the RRN3 gene encoding RNA polymerase I-specific transcription initiation factor RRN3 isoform 2 (isoform 2 is encoded by transcript variant 2), which produces MAAPLLHTRLPGDAAASSSAVKKLGASRTGISNMRALENDFFNSPPRKTVRFGGTVTEVLLKYKKGETNDFELLKNQLLDPDIKRLPWLNRSQTVVEEYLAFLGNLVSAQTVFLRPCLSMIASHFVPPRVIIKEGDVDVSDSDDEDDNLPANFDTCHRALQIIARYVPSTPWFLMPILVEKFPFVRKSERTLECYVHNLLRISVYFPTLRHEILELIIEKLLKLDVNASRQGIEDAEETATQTCGGTDSTEGLFNMDEDEETEHETKAGPERLDQMVHPVAERLDILMSLVLSYMKDVCYVDGKVDNGKTKDLYRDLINIFDKLLLPTHASCHVQFFMFYLCSFKLGFAEAFLEHLWKKLQDPSNPAIIRQAAGNYIGSFLARAKFIPLITVKSCLDLLVNWLHIYLNNQDSGTKAFCDVALHGPFYSACQAVFYTFVFRHKQLLSGNLKEGLQYLQSLNFERIVMSQLNPLKICLPSVVNFFAAITNKYQLVFCYTIIERNNRQMLPVIRSTAGGDSVQICTNPLDTFFPFDPCVLKRSKKFIDPIYQVWEDMSAEELQEFKKPMKKDIVEDEDDDFLKGEVPQNDTVIGITPSSFDTHFRSPSSSVGSPPVLYMQPSPL; this is translated from the exons ATGGCGGCACCGCTGCTTCACACGCGTTTGCCGGGAGATGCGGCCGCTTCGTCCTCTGCAGTTAAGAAGCTGGGCGCGTCGAGGACTGG GATTTCAAATATGCGTGCATTAGAGAATGACTTTTTCAATTCTCCCCCAAGAAAAACTGTTCGGTTTGGTGGAACTGTGACAGAAGTCTTGCTGAAGTACAAAAAG GGTGAAACAAATGACTTTGAGTTGTTGAAGAACCAGCTGTTAGATCCAGACATAAAG AGATTGCCTTGGTTGAATAGAAGTCAAACAGTAGTGGAAGAGTATTTGGCTTTTCTTGGTAATCTTGTATCAGCACAGACTGTTTTCCTCAGACCGTGTCTCAGCATGATTGCTTCCCATTTTGTGCCTC CCCGAGTGATCATTAAGGAAGGCGATGTAGATGTTTCAGATTctgatgatgaagatgata ATCTTCCTGCAAATTTTGACACATGTCACAGAGCCTTGCAAATAATAGCAAGATATGTACCATC gacacCGTGGTTTCTCATGCCAATACTGGTGGAAAAATTTCCATTTGTTCGAAAATCAGAGAGAACACTG GAATGTTACGTTCATAACTTACTAAGGATTAGTGTATATTTTCCAACCTTGAGGCATGAAATTCTGGAGCTTATTATTGAAAAACTACTCAAGTTGGAT GTGAATGCATCCCGGCAGGGTATTGAAGATGCTGAAGAAACAGCAACTCAAACTTGTGGTGGGACAGATTCCACGGAAGGATTGTTTAATATG gatgaagatgaagaaactgaacatGAAACAAAGGCTGGTCCTGAACGGCTCGACCAGATGGTGCATCCTGTAGCCGAGCGCCTGGACATCctgatgtctttggttttgtcCTACATGAAGGATGTCTGCTATGTAGATG GTAAGGTTGATAACGGCAAAACAAAGGATCTATATCGCGACCTGATAAACATCTTTGACAAACTCCTGTTGCCCACCCATGCCTCCTGCCATGTACAGTTTTTCATGTTTTACCTCTGTAGTTTCAAATTG GGATTCGCAGAGGCATTTTTGGAACATCTCTGGAAAAAATTGCAGGACCCAAGTAATCCTGCCATCATCAGGCAGGCTGCTGGAAATTATATTGGAAGCTTTTTGGCAAGAGCTAAATTTATTCCTCTTAT tacTGTAAAATCATGCCTAGATCTTTTGGTTAACTGGCTGCACATATACCTTAATAACCAGGATTCGGGAACAAAGGCATTCTGCGATGTTGCTCTCCATGGACCATTTTACTCAGCCTGCCAAGCTGTGTTCTACACCTTTGTTTTTAGACACAAGCAGCTTTTGAGCGGAAACCTGAAAGAAG gtTTGCAGTATCTTCAGAGTCTGAATTTTGAGCGGATAGTGATGAGCCAGCTAAATCCCCTGAAGATTTGCCTGCCCTCAGTGGTTAACTTTTTTGCTGCAATCACAAA TAAGTACCAGCTCGTCTTCTGCTACACCATCATTGAGAGGAACAATCGCCAGATGCTGCCAGTCATTAGGAGTACCGCTGGAGGAGACTCAGTGCAGATCTGCACAAACCCGCTGGACACCTTCTTCCCCTTTGATCCCTGTGTGCTGAAGAG GTCAAAGAAATTCATTGATCCTATTTATCAGGTGTGGGAAGACATGAGTGCTGAAGAGCTACAGGAGTTCAAGAAACCCATGAAAAAG GACATAGTGGAAGATGAAGATGATGACTTTCTGAAAGGCGAAGTGCCCCAGAATGATACCGTGATTGGGATCACACCAAGCTCCTTTGACACGCATTTCCGAAGTCCTTCAAGTAGTGTGGGCTCCCCACCCGTGTTGTACATGCAACCCAGTCCCCTCTGA
- the RRN3 gene encoding RNA polymerase I-specific transcription initiation factor RRN3 isoform 1 (isoform 1 is encoded by transcript variant 1) codes for MAAPLLHTRLPGDAAASSSAVKKLGASRTGISNMRALENDFFNSPPRKTVRFGGTVTEVLLKYKKGETNDFELLKNQLLDPDIKDDQIINWLLEFRSSIMYLTKDFEQLISIILRLPWLNRSQTVVEEYLAFLGNLVSAQTVFLRPCLSMIASHFVPPRVIIKEGDVDVSDSDDEDDNLPANFDTCHRALQIIARYVPSTPWFLMPILVEKFPFVRKSERTLECYVHNLLRISVYFPTLRHEILELIIEKLLKLDVNASRQGIEDAEETATQTCGGTDSTEGLFNMDEDEETEHETKAGPERLDQMVHPVAERLDILMSLVLSYMKDVCYVDGKVDNGKTKDLYRDLINIFDKLLLPTHASCHVQFFMFYLCSFKLGFAEAFLEHLWKKLQDPSNPAIIRQAAGNYIGSFLARAKFIPLITVKSCLDLLVNWLHIYLNNQDSGTKAFCDVALHGPFYSACQAVFYTFVFRHKQLLSGNLKEGLQYLQSLNFERIVMSQLNPLKICLPSVVNFFAAITNKYQLVFCYTIIERNNRQMLPVIRSTAGGDSVQICTNPLDTFFPFDPCVLKRSKKFIDPIYQVWEDMSAEELQEFKKPMKKDIVEDEDDDFLKGEVPQNDTVIGITPSSFDTHFRSPSSSVGSPPVLYMQPSPL; via the exons ATGGCGGCACCGCTGCTTCACACGCGTTTGCCGGGAGATGCGGCCGCTTCGTCCTCTGCAGTTAAGAAGCTGGGCGCGTCGAGGACTGG GATTTCAAATATGCGTGCATTAGAGAATGACTTTTTCAATTCTCCCCCAAGAAAAACTGTTCGGTTTGGTGGAACTGTGACAGAAGTCTTGCTGAAGTACAAAAAG GGTGAAACAAATGACTTTGAGTTGTTGAAGAACCAGCTGTTAGATCCAGACATAAAG GATGACCAGATCATCAACTGGCTGCTAGAATTCCGTTCTTCTATCATGTACTTGACAAAAGACTTTGAGCAACTTATCAGTATTATATTA AGATTGCCTTGGTTGAATAGAAGTCAAACAGTAGTGGAAGAGTATTTGGCTTTTCTTGGTAATCTTGTATCAGCACAGACTGTTTTCCTCAGACCGTGTCTCAGCATGATTGCTTCCCATTTTGTGCCTC CCCGAGTGATCATTAAGGAAGGCGATGTAGATGTTTCAGATTctgatgatgaagatgata ATCTTCCTGCAAATTTTGACACATGTCACAGAGCCTTGCAAATAATAGCAAGATATGTACCATC gacacCGTGGTTTCTCATGCCAATACTGGTGGAAAAATTTCCATTTGTTCGAAAATCAGAGAGAACACTG GAATGTTACGTTCATAACTTACTAAGGATTAGTGTATATTTTCCAACCTTGAGGCATGAAATTCTGGAGCTTATTATTGAAAAACTACTCAAGTTGGAT GTGAATGCATCCCGGCAGGGTATTGAAGATGCTGAAGAAACAGCAACTCAAACTTGTGGTGGGACAGATTCCACGGAAGGATTGTTTAATATG gatgaagatgaagaaactgaacatGAAACAAAGGCTGGTCCTGAACGGCTCGACCAGATGGTGCATCCTGTAGCCGAGCGCCTGGACATCctgatgtctttggttttgtcCTACATGAAGGATGTCTGCTATGTAGATG GTAAGGTTGATAACGGCAAAACAAAGGATCTATATCGCGACCTGATAAACATCTTTGACAAACTCCTGTTGCCCACCCATGCCTCCTGCCATGTACAGTTTTTCATGTTTTACCTCTGTAGTTTCAAATTG GGATTCGCAGAGGCATTTTTGGAACATCTCTGGAAAAAATTGCAGGACCCAAGTAATCCTGCCATCATCAGGCAGGCTGCTGGAAATTATATTGGAAGCTTTTTGGCAAGAGCTAAATTTATTCCTCTTAT tacTGTAAAATCATGCCTAGATCTTTTGGTTAACTGGCTGCACATATACCTTAATAACCAGGATTCGGGAACAAAGGCATTCTGCGATGTTGCTCTCCATGGACCATTTTACTCAGCCTGCCAAGCTGTGTTCTACACCTTTGTTTTTAGACACAAGCAGCTTTTGAGCGGAAACCTGAAAGAAG gtTTGCAGTATCTTCAGAGTCTGAATTTTGAGCGGATAGTGATGAGCCAGCTAAATCCCCTGAAGATTTGCCTGCCCTCAGTGGTTAACTTTTTTGCTGCAATCACAAA TAAGTACCAGCTCGTCTTCTGCTACACCATCATTGAGAGGAACAATCGCCAGATGCTGCCAGTCATTAGGAGTACCGCTGGAGGAGACTCAGTGCAGATCTGCACAAACCCGCTGGACACCTTCTTCCCCTTTGATCCCTGTGTGCTGAAGAG GTCAAAGAAATTCATTGATCCTATTTATCAGGTGTGGGAAGACATGAGTGCTGAAGAGCTACAGGAGTTCAAGAAACCCATGAAAAAG GACATAGTGGAAGATGAAGATGATGACTTTCTGAAAGGCGAAGTGCCCCAGAATGATACCGTGATTGGGATCACACCAAGCTCCTTTGACACGCATTTCCGAAGTCCTTCAAGTAGTGTGGGCTCCCCACCCGTGTTGTACATGCAACCCAGTCCCCTCTGA